From a single Kryptolebias marmoratus isolate JLee-2015 linkage group LG6, ASM164957v2, whole genome shotgun sequence genomic region:
- the nxph2a gene encoding neurexophilin-2, which translates to MSPLQTFLLFVLLHQVTCRKVHGGATELIEWRDSENGQISPTGASPRILNPLRLFARGSPELKSNTREMTYLQNMEDFWDWLSNQTDVQGAQTRTKRRPIVKTGKFKKMFGWGDFHSNIKTVKLNLLITGKIVDHGNGTFSVYFRHNSTGMGNVSVSLVPPSKVVEFEIAQQSTLETKDTKSFNCRIEYNKTDRNKKTALCGYDPSKVCYQEHTQSHVSWLCSKPFKVICIYIAFYSVDYKLVQKVCPDYNYHSDTPYSSTG; encoded by the coding sequence GTCACATGCAGGAAAGTGCATGGAGGAGCCACAGAACTCATCGAGTGGAGGGACAGTGAAAACGGACAGATTTCTCCCACGGGGGCCAGTCCACGGATCCTCAACCCCCTACGTTTGTTTGCCAGGGGCTCCCCCGAGCTCAAGAGCAACACAAGGGAAATGACATATTTACAGAACATGGAGGACTTTTGGGACTGGTTATCTAACCAGACAGATGTTCAGGGAGCACAGACCAGAACTAAGCGCAGACCCATCGTCAAGACTGGCAAGTTCAAAAAGATGTTTGGGTGGGGGGACTTCCACTCCAACATCAAGACCGTCAAACTTAACCTCCTGATCACAGGAAAGATTGTGGACCACGGGAATGGCACCTTTAGCGTTTACTTTCGCCACAACTCTACAGGAATGGGGAATGTGTCCGTAAGCCTGGTGCCACCTTCAAAGGTTGTGGAGTTTGAGATCGCCCAGCAGTCCACGCTGGAGACCAAAGACACCAAATCGTTCAACTGTCGCATTGAATACAATAAGACAGACCGCAACAAGAAGACCGCCCTGTGCGGCTATGACCCATCCAAGGTGTGCTATCAGGAGCATACACAGAGCCACGTGTCATGGCTGTGCTCAAAACCCTTCAAAGTCATATGCATCTATATAGCCTTTTATAGTGTAGACTACAAACTGGTGCAGAAGGTATGCCCTGACTACAACTACCACAGTGACACACCTTACTCTTCCACAGGATGA
- the spopla gene encoding speckle-type POZ protein-like A — translation MSRVPTPPPPGEMSSGPVAESWCYTQVKVVKFSYMWTINNFSFCREEMGEVLKSSTFSSGPNDKMKWCLRVNPKGLDDESKDYLSLYLLLVSCPKSEVRAKFKFSLLNAKREETKAMESQRAYRFVQGKDWGFKKFIRRDFLLDEANGLLPDDKLTLFCEVSVVQDSVNISGQSNMNMLKVPECQLSDDLGNLWECSRFTDCSLYVGGQEFKAHKSILAARSPVFNAMFEHEMEESKKNRVDISDVDPDVFREMMGFIYTGKAPNLEKMADNLLAAADKYALERLKVMCEEALCNSLSVENVADTLILADLHSAEQLKAQAIDFINRCSVLRQLGCKDGKNWNSNHATDIMETAGWKSMIQSHPHLVAEAFRALASAQCPPFGLPRKRLKQS, via the exons ATGTCACGGGTtcccacccctcctcctcctggggAGATGTCAAGTGGACCTGTGGCAGAGAGCTGGTGTTATACACAG gtcAAAGTTGTGAAGTTTTCCTACATGTGGACCATaaacaactttagtttttgCCGAGAAGAAATGGGAGAGGTGTTGAAGAGTTCCACCTTCTCTTCCGGCCCtaatgacaaaatgaaatg GTGTTTGCGAGTCAATCCAAAAGGACTTGATGATGAAAGCAAAGATTATTTGTCACTGTATTTACTTCTTGTTAGTTGTCCAAAAAGTGAAGTCAGAGCGAAGTTTAAATTTTCTTTGCTGAATgctaaaagagaagaaacaaaagcaatgg AAAGCCAAAGAGCATATAGATTTGTCCAAGGCAAAGACTGGGGCTTCAAAAAATTTATAAGGAGAGATTTTCTTCTCGATGAAGCTAATGGACTCCTACCTGATGACAAGCTCACCCTGTTTTGTGAG GTAAGCGTTGTCCAAGACTCTGTTAACATTTCGGGCCAGTCCAACATGAACATGCTGAAGGTACCGGAGTGTCAGCTGTCTGATGACCTAGGAAATCTCTGGGAGTGTTCACGCTTCACAGACTGCAGCCTGTATGTGGGAGGGCAAGAGTTCAAAGCCCACAAATCTATCCTTGCAG caAGGTCGCCAGTCTTTAACGCAATGTTTGAACATGAAATGGAAGAAAGTAAAAAG AATCGTGTTGATATTAGTGATGTGGATCCAGATGTCTTTAGGGAAATGATGGGCTTCATTTACACAGGAAAGGCCCCAAACTTGGAGAAGATGGCAGACAATTTGTTGGCAGCTGCAGATAAA TATGCTCTGGAGCGTTTAAAGGTCATGTGTGAAGAGGCCTTGTGCAACAGCCTTTCAGTGGAGAATGTGGCCGACACCCTCATCCTGGCTGACTTGCACAGTGCCGAGCAGCTCAAAGCACAAGCCATAGATTTTATCAACAG GTGCAGTGTCCTGAGACAGCTGGGCTGTAAAGATGGAAAGAACTGGAATAGCAA TCATGCCACAGATATAATGGAGACTGCAGGCTGGAAGTCAATGATCCAGTCCCATCCACACTTGGTAGCCGAAGCCTTCCGTGCCCTGGCTTCAGCTCAGTGCCCACCCTTTGGTCTTCCAAGGAAGCGACTAAAACAGTCCTGA